In a genomic window of Sarcophilus harrisii chromosome 4, mSarHar1.11, whole genome shotgun sequence:
- the SLC25A35 gene encoding solute carrier family 25 member 35 isoform X1, giving the protein MDFLLSGLAACGACVFTNPLEVVKTRMQLQGELQAPGSYQRHYRNVFHAFFTIGQVDGLAALQKGLVPALVYQFLMNGIRLGTYGLAEAGGYLLDSNGNHSPGRSAAAGALAGVMGAYIGSPIYMVKTHLQAQSASEIAVGHQYKHQSMYQALCVIGRKQGLVGLWRGALGGLPRVMVGSSTQLCTFSSIKDLVTQWEVFPPQSWKLALTAAMVSSLAVVAAMTPFDVVSTRLYNQPTDAHGKGLMYRGLPDAVMQTIRTEGIWGMYKGMGASYFRLGPHTILSLFFWDQLRILYQKHNQ; this is encoded by the exons ATGGACTTCCTGCTGAGTGGCCTGGCCGCCTGTGGAGCCTGTGTGTTCACCAACCCGTTGGAAGTGGTGAAAACCCGAATGCAATTGCAGGGCGAGCTCCAGGCACCAGGCTCTTACCAGCGACACTACCGAAATGTCTTCCATGCCTTCTTCACCATTGGGCAAGTGGATGGGTTGGCTGCCCTGCAGAAGGGCCTCGTCCCTGCCTTAGTATACCAGTTCTTAATGAATGGGATAAGGCTGGGGACCTATGGACTGGCAGAGGCTGGGGGTTATCTACTTGATTCCAATGGGAACCACAGCCCCGGTCGTAGTGCTGCTGCTGGGGCCCTTGCTGGAGTTATGGGTGCCTACATAGGGAGCCCCATCTACATG GTGAAGACACATCTGCAGGCGCAATCAGCCTCTGAGATTGCAGTCGGGCATCAATATAAGCACCAG AGTATGTATCAAGCATTATGTGTGATTGGAAGAAAGCAGGGTCTGGTGGGCTTATGGAGAGGAGCACTGGGAGGACTCCCTCGAGTTATGGTTGGCTCCTCCACACAGCTCTGCACCTTCTCATCCATCAAAGATCTTGTGACCCAGTGGGAG GTGTTTCCACCACAGAGCTGGAAGCTGGCTCTGACTGCAGCTATGGTGAGTAGCCTGGCTGTTGTTGCTGCCATGACACCCTTCGATGTAGTCAGCACCAGGCTCTACAACCAACCCACAGATGCCCATGGCAAG GGACTGATGTACCGGGGACTACCAGATGCAGTGATGCAAACAATTCGGACAGAGGGCATTTGGGGCATGTACAAAGGCATGGGCGCTTCCTACTTCCGCCTTGGCCCCCATACCATCCTCTCACTCTTCTTCTGGGACCAGCTTCGAATTCTTTACCAGAAACACAATCAATGA
- the SLC25A35 gene encoding solute carrier family 25 member 35 isoform X3, which translates to MDFLLSGLAACGACVFTNPLEVVKTRMQLQGELQAPGSYQRHYRNVFHAFFTIGQVDGLAALQKGLVPALVYQFLMNGIRLGTYGLAEAGGYLLDSNGNHSPGRSAAAGALAGVMGAYIGSPIYMVKTHLQAQSASEIAVGHQYKHQSMYQALCVIGRKQGLVGLWRGALGGLPRVMVGSSTQLCTFSSIKDLVTQWEVFPPQSWKLALTAAMVSSLAVVAAMTPFDVVSTRLYNQPTDAHGKG; encoded by the exons ATGGACTTCCTGCTGAGTGGCCTGGCCGCCTGTGGAGCCTGTGTGTTCACCAACCCGTTGGAAGTGGTGAAAACCCGAATGCAATTGCAGGGCGAGCTCCAGGCACCAGGCTCTTACCAGCGACACTACCGAAATGTCTTCCATGCCTTCTTCACCATTGGGCAAGTGGATGGGTTGGCTGCCCTGCAGAAGGGCCTCGTCCCTGCCTTAGTATACCAGTTCTTAATGAATGGGATAAGGCTGGGGACCTATGGACTGGCAGAGGCTGGGGGTTATCTACTTGATTCCAATGGGAACCACAGCCCCGGTCGTAGTGCTGCTGCTGGGGCCCTTGCTGGAGTTATGGGTGCCTACATAGGGAGCCCCATCTACATG GTGAAGACACATCTGCAGGCGCAATCAGCCTCTGAGATTGCAGTCGGGCATCAATATAAGCACCAG AGTATGTATCAAGCATTATGTGTGATTGGAAGAAAGCAGGGTCTGGTGGGCTTATGGAGAGGAGCACTGGGAGGACTCCCTCGAGTTATGGTTGGCTCCTCCACACAGCTCTGCACCTTCTCATCCATCAAAGATCTTGTGACCCAGTGGGAG GTGTTTCCACCACAGAGCTGGAAGCTGGCTCTGACTGCAGCTATGGTGAGTAGCCTGGCTGTTGTTGCTGCCATGACACCCTTCGATGTAGTCAGCACCAGGCTCTACAACCAACCCACAGATGCCCATGGCAAG GGTTGA
- the RANGRF gene encoding ran guanine nucleotide release factor: protein MEPKRNHPLFGGAFSITLPPGALDVSDFRPVPDNQEVFCHRGTEQSLIVELLELQAHVQGEAAARYHFEALGGVQVSGGEQIEAVQPLAPNTLSLGGCRDAWVLCGRQRMAKENEENEKDVVLHLALFRLPQYGTDLLLTFNEPITGSRPAQGNEAQCLPPWTLVDFERLVTSLTLLDPSIFGPRERS, encoded by the exons ATGGAGCCCAAACGAAACCATCCGCTGTTCGGGGGAGCTTTCTCCATCACCCTTCCCCCAGGGGCTCTGGACGTGAG TGATTTCCGGCCGGTACCGGACAACCAGGAAGTTTTCTGCCACCGCGGGACGGAGCAGAGTCTCATCGTGGAACTCCTGGAGCTGCAGGCGCACGTGCAAGGAGAAGCGGCCGCGCG GTACCACTTCGAGGCTCTGGGAGGGGTGCAAGTGTCGGGGGGCGAGCAAATAGAGGCTGTGCAGCCCCTTGCCCCCAACACTCTTTCCCTTGGGGGTTGCCGTGATGCCTGGGTCCTCTGCGGTCGGCAGCGTATGgccaaggagaatgaggag AATGAAAAGGATGTGGTCTTACACCTGGCCTTATTCCGACTGCCCCAGTACGGGACTGACCTCCTGCTGACCTTCAACGAGCCTAT CACTGGGAGTAGGCCAGCCCAGGGCAATGAAGCTCAATGTCTACCGCCCTGGACACTGGTTGACTTTGAGAGGCTAGTGACTTCCCTGACTCTCCTGGACCCCAGCATCTTTGGCCCCCGGGAAAGATCCTGA
- the SLC25A35 gene encoding solute carrier family 25 member 35 isoform X2 — protein sequence MDFLLSGLAACGACVFTNPLEVVKTRMQLQGELQAPGSYQRHYRNVFHAFFTIGQVDGLAALQKGLVPALVYQFLMNGIRLGTYGLAEAGGYLLDSNGNHSPGRSAAAGALAGVMGAYIGSPIYMVKTHLQAQSASEIAVGHQYKHQSMYQALCVIGRKQGLVGLWRGALGGLPRVMVGSSTQLCTFSSIKDLVTQWEVFPPQSWKLALTAAMVSSLAVVAAMTPFDVVSTRLYNQPTDAHGKGSITMWGTPILPSFMP from the exons ATGGACTTCCTGCTGAGTGGCCTGGCCGCCTGTGGAGCCTGTGTGTTCACCAACCCGTTGGAAGTGGTGAAAACCCGAATGCAATTGCAGGGCGAGCTCCAGGCACCAGGCTCTTACCAGCGACACTACCGAAATGTCTTCCATGCCTTCTTCACCATTGGGCAAGTGGATGGGTTGGCTGCCCTGCAGAAGGGCCTCGTCCCTGCCTTAGTATACCAGTTCTTAATGAATGGGATAAGGCTGGGGACCTATGGACTGGCAGAGGCTGGGGGTTATCTACTTGATTCCAATGGGAACCACAGCCCCGGTCGTAGTGCTGCTGCTGGGGCCCTTGCTGGAGTTATGGGTGCCTACATAGGGAGCCCCATCTACATG GTGAAGACACATCTGCAGGCGCAATCAGCCTCTGAGATTGCAGTCGGGCATCAATATAAGCACCAG AGTATGTATCAAGCATTATGTGTGATTGGAAGAAAGCAGGGTCTGGTGGGCTTATGGAGAGGAGCACTGGGAGGACTCCCTCGAGTTATGGTTGGCTCCTCCACACAGCTCTGCACCTTCTCATCCATCAAAGATCTTGTGACCCAGTGGGAG GTGTTTCCACCACAGAGCTGGAAGCTGGCTCTGACTGCAGCTATGGTGAGTAGCCTGGCTGTTGTTGCTGCCATGACACCCTTCGATGTAGTCAGCACCAGGCTCTACAACCAACCCACAGATGCCCATGGCAAG GGTTCAATCACTATGTGGGGTACTCCCATCCTGCCATCATTCATGCCATAA